Proteins from one Podarcis raffonei isolate rPodRaf1 chromosome 1, rPodRaf1.pri, whole genome shotgun sequence genomic window:
- the SCRN3 gene encoding secernin-3 isoform X1 codes for MASVITEPSSCDTFVALPPATTGSRIIFGKNSDRPSDEVQEIVYFPAASHGPGEKVECTYIEIEQAPETYAVVLSRPSWLWGAEMGANEHGVCIGNEAVWGKEEVCDDEALLGMDLVRLGLERANTAEKAVGVIVDLLVKYGQGGNCMESHMAFTYHNSFLIADRKEAWILETAGKYWAAEKVEEGVRNISNQLSITTKIEREHPEIRNYAISKGWWDGKKEFDFAATYSYVNTARMTTTRGRYCEGYKLLKKHEGTITAETMMAILRDKESGINMEGGFMTTGSMVSILPQETSLPCIHFFTGTPDPDRSVFKPFIFVPNITQLLKTSSPVFGPEDPVKKQPRFQTKPDRRHELYRKHESAALVMESSKEKGDMILERIRKLEKEKIKEMEHILQNRSLDADQAVNLFSNCTEDEIQAYATTTTFCPGW; via the exons ATGGCTTCCGTGATCACTGAACCTTCCTCCTGTGATACTTTTGTGGCTCTGCCTCCAGCCACAACTGGCAGCAGGATCATCTTTGGAAAAAATTCAGATAGGCCCTCAGATGAAGTCCAGGAGATTGTGTACTTCCCTGCTGCAAGTCATGGCCCGGGAGAAAAAGTTGAG TGTACTTATATAGAAATTGAACAAGCACCAGAAACTTATGCCGTTGTTCTGAGTCGCCCCTCCTGGCTCTGGGGTGCTGAAATGGGGGCCAATGAGCATGGAGTCTGCATTGGGAATGAAGCAGTGTGGGGGAAGGAGGAAGTCTGTGACGATGAAGCCCTCCTAGGCATGGACCTTGTCAG GCTTGGACTGGAAAGAGCTAATACCGCAGAAAAAGCTGTTGGTGTCATTGTTGACTTGCTGGTCAAGTATGGTCAAGGTGGAAACTGTATGGAGAGTCATATGGCATTTACATACCATAATAGTTTTCTGATAGCAGACAGAAAGGAAGCTTGGATACTGGAAACCGCTGGAAAGTATTGGGCTGCAGAGAAAGTAGAAG AAGGAGTACGGAATATTTCCAATCAGCTATCAATAACAACCAAGATTGAGCGTGAGCATCCAGAAATAAGGAATTATGCTATAAGCAAAGGCTGGTGGGATGGAAAAAAAGAATTTGATTTTGCTGCTACCTATTCATACGTCAATACTGCCAGGATGACTACTACCAGAGGCAGATACTGTGAAGGCTATAAACTGCTGAAGAAACATGAAG GCACAATAACAGCTGAGACAATGATGGCAATCCTTCGGGATAAGGAGAGCGGCATTAATATGGAAGGAGGCTTTATGACCACTGGAAGCATGGTTTCCATACTTCCTCAGGAAACCAGCCTCCCTTGCATCCATTTCTTCACTGGAACTCCAGACCCCGACAG GTCTGTCTTTAAACCTTTCATTTTTGTGCCAAATATTACGCAGTTGCTAAAAACCAGCTCCCCAGTGTTTGGTCCCGAGGATCCAGTTAAAAAGCAACCACGATTTCAGACAAAGCCAGACAGAAGACACGAACTCTACAGAAAACATGAAAGTGCAGCTCTTGTGATGGAGTCTTCTAAG gaaaagGGGGACATGATATTGGAACGGATCCGAAAGTTGGAGAAAGAGAAGATTAAGGAAATGGAGCATATTCTACAGAACAGAAGCCTTGATGCTGATCAAGCAGTTAATCTTTTCTCAAACTGCACAGAAGATGAAATCCAGGCATATGC CACTACCACCACCTTCTGCCCAGGCTGGTAG
- the SCRN3 gene encoding secernin-3 isoform X3 — MASVITEPSSCDTFVALPPATTGSRIIFGKNSDRPSDEVQEIVYFPAASHGPGEKVECTYIEIEQAPETYAVVLSRPSWLWGAEMGANEHGVCIGNEAVWGKEEVCDDEALLGMDLVRLGLERANTAEKAVGVIVDLLVKYGQGGNCMESHMAFTYHNSFLIADRKEAWILETAGKYWAAEKVEEGVRNISNQLSITTKIEREHPEIRNYAISKGWWDGKKEFDFAATYSYVNTARMTTTRGRYCEGYKLLKKHEGTITAETMMAILRDKESGINMEGGFMTTGSMVSILPQETSLPCIHFFTGTPDPDRSVFKPFIFVPNITQLLKTSSPVFGPEDPVKKQPRFQTKPDRRHELYRKHESAALVMESSKEKGDMILERIRKLEKEKIKEMEHILQNRSLDADQAVNLFSNCTEDEIQAYA, encoded by the exons ATGGCTTCCGTGATCACTGAACCTTCCTCCTGTGATACTTTTGTGGCTCTGCCTCCAGCCACAACTGGCAGCAGGATCATCTTTGGAAAAAATTCAGATAGGCCCTCAGATGAAGTCCAGGAGATTGTGTACTTCCCTGCTGCAAGTCATGGCCCGGGAGAAAAAGTTGAG TGTACTTATATAGAAATTGAACAAGCACCAGAAACTTATGCCGTTGTTCTGAGTCGCCCCTCCTGGCTCTGGGGTGCTGAAATGGGGGCCAATGAGCATGGAGTCTGCATTGGGAATGAAGCAGTGTGGGGGAAGGAGGAAGTCTGTGACGATGAAGCCCTCCTAGGCATGGACCTTGTCAG GCTTGGACTGGAAAGAGCTAATACCGCAGAAAAAGCTGTTGGTGTCATTGTTGACTTGCTGGTCAAGTATGGTCAAGGTGGAAACTGTATGGAGAGTCATATGGCATTTACATACCATAATAGTTTTCTGATAGCAGACAGAAAGGAAGCTTGGATACTGGAAACCGCTGGAAAGTATTGGGCTGCAGAGAAAGTAGAAG AAGGAGTACGGAATATTTCCAATCAGCTATCAATAACAACCAAGATTGAGCGTGAGCATCCAGAAATAAGGAATTATGCTATAAGCAAAGGCTGGTGGGATGGAAAAAAAGAATTTGATTTTGCTGCTACCTATTCATACGTCAATACTGCCAGGATGACTACTACCAGAGGCAGATACTGTGAAGGCTATAAACTGCTGAAGAAACATGAAG GCACAATAACAGCTGAGACAATGATGGCAATCCTTCGGGATAAGGAGAGCGGCATTAATATGGAAGGAGGCTTTATGACCACTGGAAGCATGGTTTCCATACTTCCTCAGGAAACCAGCCTCCCTTGCATCCATTTCTTCACTGGAACTCCAGACCCCGACAG GTCTGTCTTTAAACCTTTCATTTTTGTGCCAAATATTACGCAGTTGCTAAAAACCAGCTCCCCAGTGTTTGGTCCCGAGGATCCAGTTAAAAAGCAACCACGATTTCAGACAAAGCCAGACAGAAGACACGAACTCTACAGAAAACATGAAAGTGCAGCTCTTGTGATGGAGTCTTCTAAG gaaaagGGGGACATGATATTGGAACGGATCCGAAAGTTGGAGAAAGAGAAGATTAAGGAAATGGAGCATATTCTACAGAACAGAAGCCTTGATGCTGATCAAGCAGTTAATCTTTTCTCAAACTGCACAGAAGATGAAATCCAGGCATATGCGTAA
- the SCRN3 gene encoding secernin-3 isoform X2, with the protein MASVITEPSSCDTFVALPPATTGSRIIFGKNSDRPSDEVQEIVYFPAASHGPGEKVECTYIEIEQAPETYAVVLSRPSWLWGAEMGANEHGVCIGNEAVWGKEEVCDDEALLGMDLVRLGLERANTAEKAVGVIVDLLVKYGQGGNCMESHMAFTYHNSFLIADRKEAWILETAGKYWAAEKVEEGVRNISNQLSITTKIEREHPEIRNYAISKGWWDGKKEFDFAATYSYVNTARMTTTRGRYCEGYKLLKKHEGTITAETMMAILRDKESGINMEGGFMTTGSMVSILPQETSLPCIHFFTGTPDPDRSVFKPFIFVPNITQLLKTSSPVFGPEDPVKKQPRFQTKPDRRHELYRKHESAALVMESSKEKGDMILERIRKLEKEKIKEMEHILQNRSLDADQAVNLFSNCTEDEIQAYAP; encoded by the exons ATGGCTTCCGTGATCACTGAACCTTCCTCCTGTGATACTTTTGTGGCTCTGCCTCCAGCCACAACTGGCAGCAGGATCATCTTTGGAAAAAATTCAGATAGGCCCTCAGATGAAGTCCAGGAGATTGTGTACTTCCCTGCTGCAAGTCATGGCCCGGGAGAAAAAGTTGAG TGTACTTATATAGAAATTGAACAAGCACCAGAAACTTATGCCGTTGTTCTGAGTCGCCCCTCCTGGCTCTGGGGTGCTGAAATGGGGGCCAATGAGCATGGAGTCTGCATTGGGAATGAAGCAGTGTGGGGGAAGGAGGAAGTCTGTGACGATGAAGCCCTCCTAGGCATGGACCTTGTCAG GCTTGGACTGGAAAGAGCTAATACCGCAGAAAAAGCTGTTGGTGTCATTGTTGACTTGCTGGTCAAGTATGGTCAAGGTGGAAACTGTATGGAGAGTCATATGGCATTTACATACCATAATAGTTTTCTGATAGCAGACAGAAAGGAAGCTTGGATACTGGAAACCGCTGGAAAGTATTGGGCTGCAGAGAAAGTAGAAG AAGGAGTACGGAATATTTCCAATCAGCTATCAATAACAACCAAGATTGAGCGTGAGCATCCAGAAATAAGGAATTATGCTATAAGCAAAGGCTGGTGGGATGGAAAAAAAGAATTTGATTTTGCTGCTACCTATTCATACGTCAATACTGCCAGGATGACTACTACCAGAGGCAGATACTGTGAAGGCTATAAACTGCTGAAGAAACATGAAG GCACAATAACAGCTGAGACAATGATGGCAATCCTTCGGGATAAGGAGAGCGGCATTAATATGGAAGGAGGCTTTATGACCACTGGAAGCATGGTTTCCATACTTCCTCAGGAAACCAGCCTCCCTTGCATCCATTTCTTCACTGGAACTCCAGACCCCGACAG GTCTGTCTTTAAACCTTTCATTTTTGTGCCAAATATTACGCAGTTGCTAAAAACCAGCTCCCCAGTGTTTGGTCCCGAGGATCCAGTTAAAAAGCAACCACGATTTCAGACAAAGCCAGACAGAAGACACGAACTCTACAGAAAACATGAAAGTGCAGCTCTTGTGATGGAGTCTTCTAAG gaaaagGGGGACATGATATTGGAACGGATCCGAAAGTTGGAGAAAGAGAAGATTAAGGAAATGGAGCATATTCTACAGAACAGAAGCCTTGATGCTGATCAAGCAGTTAATCTTTTCTCAAACTGCACAGAAGATGAAATCCAGGCATATGC GCCTTGA